The following are from one region of the Variovorax sp. V213 genome:
- a CDS encoding Panacea domain-containing protein, whose protein sequence is MAMSPELDAVQKAILDIHRELFDESPSPMKLQKLCYYAQGYALAEGKPLFKDDFQAWQHGPVVPDMYQEYKDLKWRPIAAEVEPPKMEPQVIEHLEGIVAAYGRYDGAALSTMTHRERPWASARGDLPETANSEATISKDTMERFFARKLRGEE, encoded by the coding sequence ATGGCAATGTCGCCCGAACTGGATGCCGTCCAAAAGGCCATCCTCGACATTCACAGGGAGCTGTTCGACGAGAGCCCCTCGCCGATGAAGCTACAAAAACTGTGCTATTACGCGCAGGGCTACGCCTTGGCCGAAGGGAAGCCGCTCTTCAAGGACGACTTCCAAGCTTGGCAGCACGGCCCCGTCGTTCCGGACATGTATCAGGAATACAAGGATCTCAAATGGCGGCCTATCGCGGCGGAAGTTGAGCCGCCGAAGATGGAGCCGCAGGTAATCGAGCATCTGGAAGGCATCGTCGCTGCGTATGGGCGATACGACGGCGCGGCGCTCAGCACGATGACGCATCGCGAACGGCCTTGGGCATCGGCTCGCGGCGATCTGCCCGAAACCGCCAACAGCGAAGCCACCATCAGCAAGGACACGATGGAGCGCTTCTTCGCCCGGAAACTCCGCGGGGAAGAATGA
- a CDS encoding DNA cytosine methyltransferase, with the protein MRSIELFSGCGGLALGLSRSGFHHELMAEWNEEAVATVHHNRRRRIQHVRDWPLERADVRDVDWHRFAGRLDLVAGGPPCQPFSIGGKHQGQDDARDMWPEAIRAVRETQPRAFLFENVRGLTRAAFADYLGWIVAHLHHPEVPRLIGEDHITHTARLGDLRHAPTYDVLVARVNAADYGAPQKRHRVIIAGVRADLGAVLSPLVPTHSRERLLWEQWVTGEYWSRHGMRQPDDTQIASSDLATVKRLRIRDEAPDEAAWITVRDALHGLGEPDGKTNHVFQDGARVYPGHTGSPLDQPAKALKAGDHGVPGGENMMVRDDGSVRYFTIREAARLQGLPDTYHFPRSWTESMRQLGNAVPSQLAEAVGKWLVRILDDTDDRQRIAA; encoded by the coding sequence ATGCGTAGTATCGAGTTATTCAGTGGCTGTGGTGGCTTGGCCCTGGGCCTTTCGAGGTCTGGATTTCATCATGAGTTGATGGCGGAGTGGAATGAGGAAGCGGTTGCGACTGTTCACCACAACCGACGTCGTCGCATTCAACATGTGCGCGATTGGCCACTCGAACGGGCGGATGTGCGTGACGTCGATTGGCACCGATTCGCCGGCCGCCTTGATCTGGTGGCCGGCGGGCCTCCTTGCCAGCCATTCTCGATAGGGGGCAAGCATCAGGGGCAAGACGATGCGCGGGATATGTGGCCCGAGGCGATTCGGGCCGTCCGCGAGACACAACCGCGGGCCTTTCTTTTCGAAAATGTGCGAGGGCTCACGCGGGCGGCTTTCGCTGACTATCTTGGCTGGATCGTCGCTCATTTGCACCATCCCGAAGTGCCGCGGCTCATTGGCGAGGATCACATCACGCACACGGCGCGACTGGGCGATCTGCGGCACGCGCCAACCTATGATGTTCTTGTGGCGCGCGTGAACGCCGCAGACTATGGGGCGCCGCAGAAGCGCCATCGCGTCATCATCGCTGGTGTGCGCGCGGATCTTGGCGCTGTGCTGTCTCCTCTCGTTCCGACCCATTCGCGTGAGCGCCTGCTTTGGGAACAATGGGTGACGGGGGAGTATTGGAGCCGGCATGGCATGCGGCAGCCGGACGATACACAAATCGCGTCTTCCGACCTCGCCACCGTCAAGAGGCTCCGCATTCGTGATGAAGCACCGGATGAAGCCGCGTGGATCACCGTGCGCGATGCGTTGCATGGTCTCGGCGAGCCGGACGGAAAGACCAATCATGTGTTCCAGGATGGCGCGCGGGTCTACCCTGGTCATACAGGTAGCCCTCTCGATCAGCCAGCCAAGGCGCTGAAGGCTGGCGACCATGGCGTGCCGGGTGGTGAAAACATGATGGTGCGCGACGATGGTTCGGTGCGGTACTTCACCATCAGGGAAGCCGCTCGCCTCCAAGGGTTGCCGGATACTTACCATTTCCCTCGCTCGTGGACGGAGAGCATGCGGCAACTTGGAAACGCCGTTCCCTCTCAGTTGGCGGAGGCTGTCGGGAAATGGCTCGTCCGAATTCTGGACGACACGGACGATCGGCAACGAATCGCCGCGTGA
- a CDS encoding Eco29kI family restriction endonuclease: MVTRSRKPEQAVIGEIRERLGQLRSLLPSLSRPAATKAMAELLALTGEIEATRAGMDPIKEPGASFDPANPDTAGRLVSLALMAQERVPIERIARTYGSGVYAIYYSGDHPAYHAVSRTETPIYVGKADPKQADARTAREQGPQLYGRLADHRRMIRTVGSYAVKLHLRDPLRVEDFECRRLVCATNAQLVAERHLISMFRPIWNNEIGICWGISKHGDAAKTRANKRSPWDVMHPGRAWAMSEDLEDKMSPELIVQRIGEHFDNNPPHTSRARIVRDFLATFAQNAAMTPGEEVADDDAVALAAVAEDDASQGLFAPD; the protein is encoded by the coding sequence ATGGTGACGAGGTCTCGGAAGCCTGAGCAAGCCGTCATCGGCGAAATTCGCGAGCGACTCGGTCAACTGCGCTCGCTGTTGCCTTCGCTGTCACGACCAGCCGCGACCAAGGCGATGGCGGAGCTGCTCGCGCTCACGGGTGAAATCGAGGCCACGCGAGCGGGCATGGATCCCATCAAGGAGCCCGGCGCGTCGTTCGACCCCGCGAATCCCGATACGGCGGGGCGCCTCGTCTCCTTGGCGCTTATGGCACAGGAGCGAGTACCCATCGAGCGTATCGCGCGCACCTATGGCTCCGGGGTTTACGCGATCTATTACAGCGGCGATCATCCTGCTTACCACGCGGTATCGAGGACCGAGACGCCAATCTATGTCGGGAAGGCGGATCCCAAGCAGGCCGATGCTCGAACCGCGCGCGAACAAGGCCCCCAGTTGTATGGGCGACTTGCCGACCATCGGCGAATGATCCGCACAGTCGGAAGCTATGCCGTCAAGCTTCATTTGCGAGATCCTTTGCGGGTCGAGGATTTCGAATGTCGCCGTCTCGTTTGCGCGACCAACGCGCAGTTGGTGGCGGAGCGTCATCTGATCAGCATGTTCAGGCCGATATGGAACAACGAGATTGGGATTTGCTGGGGAATTAGTAAGCATGGGGACGCCGCCAAAACGCGCGCGAACAAGAGGTCTCCATGGGACGTAATGCACCCTGGCCGAGCGTGGGCGATGTCCGAGGACTTGGAGGACAAGATGTCCCCAGAGCTCATCGTCCAGCGGATCGGCGAGCATTTTGATAACAATCCGCCGCACACGAGCCGAGCTCGGATCGTCCGTGACTTTCTTGCGACCTTCGCGCAGAACGCCGCCATGACGCCTGGCGAGGAGGTTGCGGATGACGATGCTGTCGCGTTGGCGGCGGTAGCGGAAGATGACGCTTCCCAAGGCCTCTTCGCCCCCGACTGA
- a CDS encoding very short patch repair endonuclease: MRVRRALHAAGLRYRLHDRSLPGSPDLVFPSRRVVLFVHGCFWHRHAGCPAARLPKSRLDFWEPKLTANVLRDQRQREALEAIGWTVLVIWECETRDLSALSDLAQRIRAVEPRAARAFPARKRGRARKQ; this comes from the coding sequence ATGCGCGTTCGTCGCGCCTTGCACGCCGCCGGGCTTCGCTACCGACTTCATGACCGCAGTTTGCCTGGCTCTCCTGACTTGGTGTTTCCTTCGCGGCGAGTGGTGTTGTTCGTCCACGGTTGCTTCTGGCACCGCCACGCGGGGTGTCCTGCGGCGCGGCTGCCGAAATCTCGATTGGATTTCTGGGAGCCGAAGCTGACGGCGAATGTCTTGCGGGATCAACGACAGCGAGAAGCGCTTGAAGCTATCGGGTGGACCGTGCTGGTGATATGGGAATGCGAGACAAGGGACCTCAGCGCGCTAAGTGATTTGGCCCAGAGAATTCGCGCCGTGGAGCCAAGGGCGGCGCGGGCCTTCCCAGCGCGTAAGCGCGGGAGAGCGCGAAAGCAATAA
- a CDS encoding ATP-binding protein, producing the protein MPQDLDLTPDPRVLQMLGEINLQQWRCLAELIDNGMDGFLHATRAGNQVDNPEISVSIPTMDSDSSQVVVKDNGPGMSLETLEKAVRAGWTGNDPLSNLGLFGMGFNIATARLGLVTEVWTTRAGDPEWVGVRIDLHALRTTQSFKVPRQTKAKREHTEHGTQIIISRLKPDQRAYLARANNLKTIRKQLARTYAALLQNSDAGRIRLLVNNTRINAQRHCVWDEQRSVELPDGTTVHAVERIDVSLAPRRYCKHCMRTLGRDEEACPTSSPQCEIIETPRRLRGWIGLQRYLDKTEFGIDFIRNGRKIEIANKDLFTWSDGENSEEEYPIDDPRNRGRFVGEIHLDHCRVSYTKDRFERDDPAWNEMVRLVRGEGPLRPVAAKQRGYDGNQSPLYRLFQAFRRSSPQGKNGLWSRVMVVKDNDRAMQMAESFATGDADYLTDERWWQLVEEQDREALGDHGGSPDPKGGDSGVPEGFLGGGDTVSGGNTPPNDDSGASENADPSPEAPPVAPPRRPLYELTRKYAHPTYRVEYEIQAFAVEVDDPELPPGVPWLLKLDDVATRTYGFLVEVGNDVFRSTTMTPLDALLTELSYRTVEFLKGQLPDVAIAKVLSDFRNQYCVDSRLDPNGIIAQATTVMGDIGRAISQRLPAGQGAALFSELTDQERESITSRMAARGVTDHRPVIADGRFWDYADAQSVRACFVRHPELFLDGKYWEDPYETIDFGSPRITEEARERVRSRYDAYLGDAVWLTHQTPTELERADRDAIIRATCSLRLLRPDLSE; encoded by the coding sequence ATGCCGCAAGATCTCGATCTCACGCCGGACCCGCGCGTGCTTCAAATGCTTGGTGAGATCAATCTACAGCAGTGGCGTTGCTTGGCCGAGCTGATTGACAACGGCATGGACGGTTTCCTGCACGCGACTCGGGCGGGAAATCAAGTAGACAATCCAGAGATTTCCGTGTCGATACCAACGATGGACAGCGATTCGAGTCAAGTCGTGGTGAAGGACAACGGCCCGGGGATGTCTCTCGAAACTCTCGAAAAAGCTGTCCGCGCGGGATGGACGGGGAATGATCCCCTATCGAATCTTGGTCTGTTCGGGATGGGCTTCAACATCGCGACCGCCCGCCTTGGCCTCGTTACCGAAGTCTGGACGACACGGGCGGGCGACCCGGAATGGGTGGGCGTCCGCATCGACTTGCACGCCTTGCGAACGACGCAAAGCTTCAAGGTGCCTCGACAGACCAAAGCGAAGCGGGAGCATACCGAGCATGGGACTCAGATCATCATCTCGCGACTCAAACCCGATCAACGTGCGTACTTGGCACGCGCTAACAATCTCAAGACTATCCGAAAGCAACTGGCGCGAACCTACGCGGCACTGTTGCAGAACTCGGATGCCGGAAGGATTCGACTGCTGGTCAACAACACGCGGATCAACGCGCAGCGGCATTGTGTTTGGGATGAACAGCGGTCCGTCGAGTTGCCCGACGGCACGACGGTCCATGCCGTAGAAAGAATCGATGTGTCCTTGGCCCCTCGGCGGTATTGCAAGCACTGCATGCGCACGCTGGGTCGGGATGAGGAGGCGTGCCCTACGAGCAGTCCTCAGTGCGAAATCATCGAAACGCCTCGACGTTTGCGTGGTTGGATCGGTTTGCAAAGATACCTTGATAAAACCGAGTTTGGTATCGACTTCATTCGCAACGGACGGAAGATCGAGATCGCCAACAAAGACCTATTTACTTGGAGCGATGGCGAGAACTCAGAGGAGGAATATCCGATTGATGACCCGCGCAATCGGGGGCGCTTCGTGGGCGAGATTCATCTTGACCACTGCCGGGTCAGCTACACCAAGGATCGGTTCGAACGCGACGACCCCGCTTGGAACGAGATGGTCCGCCTTGTCCGTGGAGAGGGGCCGCTGAGACCGGTGGCGGCGAAGCAGCGCGGATATGACGGCAATCAAAGTCCTCTCTATCGGTTGTTTCAGGCCTTCCGCCGCTCCAGTCCACAGGGAAAGAACGGACTATGGTCGCGAGTCATGGTGGTGAAGGACAACGACCGCGCGATGCAAATGGCCGAGTCCTTCGCGACTGGTGACGCTGACTATCTGACGGACGAGCGCTGGTGGCAATTGGTGGAGGAACAAGATCGGGAGGCTCTGGGTGACCACGGCGGATCGCCGGATCCAAAGGGTGGAGACTCGGGCGTCCCGGAAGGTTTCCTGGGCGGTGGCGATACCGTTTCCGGTGGGAATACCCCACCAAATGACGATTCAGGAGCGTCGGAAAACGCGGACCCGTCCCCCGAAGCTCCCCCGGTAGCTCCACCAAGACGGCCGTTGTATGAGTTGACCCGGAAGTACGCGCATCCGACATACAGGGTCGAATACGAGATTCAGGCGTTCGCTGTTGAGGTGGACGATCCCGAATTGCCGCCAGGTGTGCCGTGGCTGCTCAAGCTGGACGATGTCGCGACCAGAACCTATGGGTTCCTTGTCGAGGTTGGAAACGATGTCTTCCGCTCGACCACGATGACGCCCCTTGACGCGCTGCTGACCGAGCTGTCCTATCGGACCGTTGAATTCCTCAAGGGACAACTCCCGGATGTCGCCATCGCGAAGGTGCTCTCCGACTTTCGCAATCAGTACTGTGTCGACAGCCGCTTGGATCCGAATGGGATCATCGCCCAGGCAACCACGGTCATGGGTGATATCGGCAGAGCGATTTCGCAACGCCTTCCCGCCGGACAAGGGGCGGCGCTCTTTTCGGAGTTGACCGATCAGGAGCGTGAATCCATTACCAGTCGGATGGCCGCGCGCGGCGTCACCGACCATCGTCCGGTCATCGCGGATGGTCGTTTCTGGGACTACGCGGACGCGCAGTCGGTCAGAGCTTGCTTCGTGCGCCACCCCGAGCTCTTCCTGGATGGAAAGTACTGGGAGGACCCTTACGAGACGATCGACTTTGGCTCGCCAAGGATCACCGAGGAAGCCAGGGAACGCGTCCGATCGCGCTATGACGCGTATCTCGGGGATGCGGTCTGGCTCACGCACCAAACACCCACTGAGCTGGAGCGCGCGGATCGAGACGCCATCATTCGAGCAACTTGTTCATTGCGATTGCTGAGGCCGGACCTCTCCGAATGA
- a CDS encoding DEAD/DEAH box helicase: MKQGKLWVIRCKYAVAGSPSATVVDDVAEAARYYQADRILVASSRPAGPATLVAVRRWRTLGMEIEILGPGALLEMARRSPEYPRARREPRDYQDEAIEGLVASLRETGRGQVVLATGLGKTVVMAEALAQLFRDEAVPHGRALVLAGTRELVDQLQRSFWDQLPKWIPTHRLVGGEVPSFWDGITFATVQSAVSKLDTLPSFGVLLIDEAHHVGSDTFKRVTDQFSDALIGGATATPWRGDGYDIDALLGPPVVRIGIAEGLRRGFLCEADYRLLADNIDWKFVKTHSRNNYSITQLNRLLLLPTRDEEAARSIRAVFDSEKRRSVIVFCSTVLHAKSFAAMLGLFGLRSESITGEMPPRERDRVMAAFRKGNLDVVTTRDLFNEGVDVPDVDMIAFMRVTHSRRIFVQQLGRGLRVSPRKSKVVVLDFVSDLRRIAEVIELEKAARGDVERLRLPGVIQFRDESAGTFMLDWMKDQADLFAREGDARLELPAFDFPISPPPGNIQ; this comes from the coding sequence GTGAAGCAAGGCAAGCTGTGGGTGATCCGCTGCAAGTACGCCGTCGCGGGGTCTCCGTCCGCGACGGTCGTTGATGATGTCGCCGAGGCTGCTCGTTACTATCAGGCCGATCGAATTCTCGTGGCGTCCTCTCGGCCTGCGGGGCCGGCTACCCTGGTTGCGGTGCGACGTTGGCGCACGCTGGGAATGGAGATCGAGATACTGGGGCCAGGGGCATTGCTCGAAATGGCTCGCCGTAGCCCTGAATATCCTCGCGCTCGCCGTGAGCCACGCGACTACCAGGACGAGGCGATCGAGGGGCTTGTGGCCTCCCTGCGAGAGACCGGCCGCGGGCAAGTGGTTCTGGCGACTGGTTTGGGAAAGACGGTGGTGATGGCCGAGGCGCTCGCCCAACTCTTTCGCGACGAAGCCGTGCCGCATGGCCGCGCCCTTGTCCTCGCCGGCACAAGGGAACTTGTTGATCAGTTGCAGCGATCCTTCTGGGATCAGTTGCCTAAATGGATTCCGACGCACCGGCTCGTCGGAGGGGAGGTGCCATCTTTTTGGGACGGCATCACCTTCGCAACCGTGCAAAGCGCCGTGTCCAAGTTGGATACCCTCCCAAGCTTCGGGGTGCTGTTGATCGACGAGGCGCATCATGTGGGATCGGACACATTCAAGCGGGTCACGGACCAGTTTTCTGACGCGTTGATCGGCGGTGCCACCGCGACGCCTTGGCGTGGTGACGGGTACGACATCGATGCCCTTCTGGGGCCGCCCGTAGTTCGAATTGGTATCGCTGAAGGACTGCGACGAGGGTTTCTTTGCGAGGCGGACTATCGGTTGCTCGCGGACAACATCGACTGGAAGTTCGTCAAGACACACTCGCGCAACAACTACTCGATCACTCAGCTGAATCGACTTCTCCTTCTACCCACACGCGACGAGGAGGCGGCGAGAAGTATTCGCGCTGTGTTCGATAGCGAGAAGCGACGATCAGTGATCGTGTTCTGCTCGACCGTTCTTCACGCCAAGAGCTTCGCCGCGATGCTGGGTTTGTTCGGTCTGAGATCCGAATCGATCACTGGCGAGATGCCCCCGCGAGAGCGTGATCGCGTGATGGCCGCATTCAGAAAGGGCAATCTTGACGTGGTGACGACCAGAGACCTATTCAACGAGGGCGTCGATGTCCCAGACGTGGACATGATCGCTTTCATGCGAGTGACCCACAGTCGCAGAATTTTCGTGCAGCAGTTGGGGCGCGGGCTGCGCGTGAGCCCGAGAAAGTCCAAAGTCGTCGTTCTCGATTTCGTGAGCGATCTCAGACGGATCGCGGAAGTCATCGAGTTGGAAAAAGCGGCTCGTGGAGATGTCGAGCGCCTGCGATTGCCCGGAGTGATTCAGTTTCGAGACGAGAGCGCCGGCACCTTCATGCTTGATTGGATGAAAGATCAAGCCGATCTGTTCGCGCGCGAAGGTGATGCTCGGCTCGAACTCCCGGCCTTCGATTTCCCGATATCGCCACCTCCAGGAAATATCCAATGA
- a CDS encoding PIN domain-containing protein: MKADFPGWFPKTPDELAKIWERAIFVPDTNVLLHCLRHPAPVRDELLRVFEVLKESLWIPYQVGLEFHRNRLEVEFGAQDAYDRLIKDHETALGQAKEKLRQLRAHPTIDVEREVAALDMAMEDFRERMAIARDSHPTNDIASAVTRLTELFAGRVGSQWKSDRLATIKKEGEDRYARKIPPGYKDAKKDAGEFDKYGDLIIWKDVIEKSKAEKRPVIFISDDAKEDWWWIHRGRKLGARPDLLEEFREATGQDFHIYEFTQFLRIAAERHPEIQGGVDQIEKSLLSDGLARKRVIDLAGAKALRESIVRLEDDRDAIISTLSGAPSVDGVRSMLNKTELREKLRLIDDELERVVGRLRVEDASSEDLELGREI; encoded by the coding sequence ATGAAAGCGGATTTTCCGGGCTGGTTTCCCAAGACGCCCGATGAGCTGGCGAAAATCTGGGAGCGCGCCATCTTCGTTCCCGACACGAACGTCCTCCTTCATTGTCTGCGGCATCCCGCCCCCGTGCGAGATGAGCTTTTGCGCGTTTTTGAAGTCCTCAAGGAGTCGCTATGGATTCCATATCAGGTGGGACTCGAATTCCATCGAAATCGCCTTGAGGTCGAGTTCGGCGCGCAAGATGCTTACGACCGCCTCATCAAGGACCATGAGACGGCGCTGGGACAAGCAAAGGAGAAGCTTCGCCAACTGCGGGCGCATCCCACGATCGACGTGGAGCGGGAGGTCGCGGCGTTGGATATGGCCATGGAGGATTTTCGTGAACGCATGGCGATCGCCCGCGACAGTCATCCCACCAACGACATAGCCTCGGCGGTGACTCGCCTCACTGAATTGTTCGCGGGCCGGGTGGGATCGCAATGGAAGTCCGACCGCTTGGCGACCATCAAAAAAGAGGGGGAGGATCGATATGCGCGAAAGATTCCGCCAGGCTACAAGGACGCAAAAAAGGATGCTGGGGAGTTCGACAAGTATGGGGATCTGATCATTTGGAAAGATGTGATCGAGAAGTCCAAGGCGGAGAAACGCCCGGTCATCTTCATCTCCGATGACGCGAAGGAAGATTGGTGGTGGATACATCGGGGGCGGAAGCTCGGCGCCCGCCCTGATTTGCTGGAGGAATTTCGCGAGGCGACGGGGCAAGATTTCCATATCTACGAGTTCACGCAGTTTCTGCGCATCGCGGCGGAACGTCACCCTGAAATTCAAGGTGGCGTCGATCAGATAGAGAAAAGCCTGTTAAGCGACGGATTGGCTCGCAAGCGCGTGATCGATCTTGCAGGCGCCAAAGCATTGCGCGAAAGCATCGTACGACTTGAGGATGATCGAGATGCCATTATTTCTACGCTCTCGGGGGCTCCGTCTGTTGATGGTGTCAGATCCATGCTGAACAAGACGGAGTTGCGGGAAAAGCTCCGTTTGATCGATGATGAGCTGGAGCGTGTTGTCGGGCGTTTGCGCGTTGAAGATGCGTCGAGCGAGGATTTGGAGCTCGGTCGGGAAATTTAA